The Palaemon carinicauda isolate YSFRI2023 chromosome 9, ASM3689809v2, whole genome shotgun sequence sequence AGTAGGCTTCAGTGTACTTTTATTCTAAGTTCATTAGATTTTACTACATTACTACATTTACTACATTTTCAGTTCATTTAACCGTAAATTATTGTTGAATACTTTTAAAAACGTGACAGGTAATGAATGAGGTCTGGTGATGTTTCACTTTGATCAGTAAGAGTAAATTAATGATGCCAATACTTAAGCAAAACCCTAATTGTCATTAAAATAAAACTGTGCATGTAAAGTCTTTATCATCATAAAACCACTAGAACGgataacatattttatatttttaaacttAGCTACACCATAAAATACCTTTCACGCATCAAGTTCTGACAGCATCAGTCAGAGAACAATTACTACATCTTACTGATGAAAGAAAAGGATTTGAAAACGTATTGCTCGTTCTCAAATATATTTGACCACTTTTTTCATTGGTGATGGAGGCTAACACTTTTCCCCTTTTCCACATAATTTTTACTTGGTTGTACTTTGTGGTTAATCTCCTGATACATCTTTTGAGTTATATCTAATTTCGCATATGAAATTAGGAGGCACGAATCATATACAGGATTTACCAAACTAATCAAATCACTATGAATTCTTTACCAATAATTCATTTTCACCTGAATATTTCCAAACATGTATGCAATGCTTTTAAATAATTTCCACTTCTGTATAGACTTATCATCACATACTGTATGTGTAACGTTCAGTAAACCTGTGGATTTGAAGGTTATTAATTCTCATCAGACAAGCTAGACTGAAAAGGTTTTCATTATAGGTTTAAACAACATAACCTGCACCCATAAATTAATAATAGTTAACAATTCCATTTTAAATGAGCATAAACTATGCTCATTATAAATAAATTTTGGTAAAATACTTAAATGTTTTTaccattctttttcttttaaaaaaactagaaatattttGCCCAAGATCACAATATGAAATAAAggcaaataatgtaaatataagttacagcagaaaatggaattgataactaACAAACTCAACAAACCtcctttctttcattctaactaaaacataaataataattttctaccAGTTTTCTTAAAAACATTGAACAAGTAACCCAGTGAGAGACTTTAAACGGTTAAAAATGCTGTAATTAGATCAATGTAAAACTATACGTGTAGACTAAAGCTTTTGTAAACCTTCCTCATAAACTTATTATTAAAAACCTCTTTACCTAAGCATTAAGTGTTATCTTAAATACCTGGATCACAAAAAAATACTAAACCCTGGATGAAGTTATGAAGTTGTACCCTCATCCTTAAGGGTTATCGAGACTAACGGTCTCTCAAGTGTTACTTGGTCGATATCCTACACATCACCTGGTTCTACAAATACTTGCAGGAGTGGCATAACTTATATGGTGGTtcagataagaaaatatatattttataagagcAGCACGGTCTTTTATTACAGGAGTGGTGTGTTTGCTAATTATGCTTTTTGTCATGAAACATTTCAcacttccttatttcatttttcgGGACTAGTGCATTTCTTCCGTTACTCTTCTTACCTTCCGATACTTGGGTCTCTgtcatttatttttccttcttcatTTCCTTTAGCCTTCTAATATATTAGTGTTTTCCGATGTATGATCTAGTTTTTCTACTGACATGACATGACTGATCCATGTCAGGTACTTGGATGCAAACTCAGGCCGATCGAGTTACACATTATACATCCCAAGTGAAGGCTGTGGATCTGTAATGTCGCAAGATGGCAGTGTCAGCCCCGATAAGAAGAAAAGGGTCTCCCAAACAAGAATTGTCAACACCATCATTGTACAAAACGACCCTACCATACAAGAAATCTGGGATGTTGCTCGCACTATAAAATGTGACTGGGTTGATAATTTTGTTAAATCTGTTGCATTTAGTCCTTTTACTGTTGGAATGTTAGACGCACAAGAAGTTGCCTTTCAAGGAGATAGTCCAATAGAATGTTGGATGGATCTGAAGCAAGGGGAATATCCAAACACTCAAGACGTAGACTCTGTTGTGAAAATTGGAGAGACTTTGTCTCTTATGGTTTATGCAAGAGACAATGGTGGAATGTACGATGTGAGCGTTAAAGACTGTTATGCATATGGAGGTCCAGACTATGACAATCCTAATGTACCACAGATTCAGCTGACTGACTCCCAGGGCTGTGTACTGAAGGACAAACTCATCAGTTCATTCTACACTTCACGGGAGCGAGACGCCAAGGGGGAAGTTATTGTTACTTATGCTTATGTTAAGGCTTTTAAGTTTCCTGATGTTATGGATGTGTTTATGTCATGTAATATTGAAGTGTGTAAGGGTGACTGTGATAACCTATGTGGTTCAACAACGACAGAAGGCCCTTTCAGATCAGGTAGTACTTTATTTGGAGAACCTATTACAACTTTAAGTCCAAGTACAACACCTTTATGTTACCCAGGATCTAATGATCCACGTTGCCAGAGACCAACAGTTCCCCGCTCTACTACCCCAAAATCGCCAACATGTGAATTAGGTTCTAATGACCCTAACTGCCAAATCAACTTCCCTCAACAAGCCCGTCCCTCTACCTTTATTTGTGGTTTTGGTAGTAAAGATCCACGCTGTGCCCCAACAACAGCAGCTCCTAAAACAGGCAAAGAACTTCATAGTCAGCCTGCTCCTCAACAAACATTTGGTACTAGCCGCTTACCCACATCCTTTACATCACCTCCGCCATCTTCTGTAACTCCATTCATTTGTACACCAGGTTCTCTTGACCCCCGTTGCCCCCAGCCTACTACACTTTCACCACCAATATGCTTTGCAGGTTCAACTGACCCCAGGTGTCCTAAGCCTACTACACCCTTTTCTATTCAGTGTTTCCCTGGTTCGACTGATCCTCTATGCCCACAACTTACATCAACACCATTTACATGTACACCTGGGTCAAATGACCCACGCTGCCCTAAACCTACCACTCCTCTCCCAAAATGTTTCCTTGGTTCTACTGACCCAAGATGTCCTAAATTGACAACTGCCACAGCTACTCCTAGCTGCTTCCCAGGATCGACTGACCCTAAGTGTCCAAAACCCACAACCCCTTCCTCTCCTCGGTGTTTTTCAGGTTCTACTGATCCTAGATGTCCTAAACCTACAACAACAGCTCCCCCTAACTGCTTCCCAGGTTCTAGTGATCCTAGATGTCCAAAGCCTACTACCCAACCTCCTCCACGCTGTTTTCCTGGTTCCACAGACTCAAGATGTCCAAAACCTACCACAACACTTTCTCCACCAAACTGTTTCCCTGGATCTGGAGATCCTAGATGTCCAAAGCCTACCACCCTTGCTCCTCCCAGCTGTTTTCCTGGTTCCACAGATCCAAGATGTCCAAAAACTACCACAACACCTTCTCCACCAAACTGTTTCCCGGGATCAAGAGATCCTAGATGTCCAAAACCTACTACAACACAGTCTCCACCAAACTGTTTCCCAGGATCAAGAGATTCTAGATGTCCAAAACCTACCACAACACCATCTCCACCTAAATGTTTCCCAGGATCAAGAGATCCTGCATGCCCAAAGCCTACAACTGTGCCTTCTATTCCTCGCTGCTTCCCTGGTTCTAGCAATCCAAGGTGCCCAAAGCCTACTACACAACCTCCCCCACGATGCTTCCCTGGTTCTAGCGATCCAAGGTGCCCAAAGCCTACTACACAACCTCCCCCACGATGCTTCCCTGGTTCTAGCGATCCAAGGTGCCCTAACCCTACAACACAATCTCCCCCACAATGCTTCCCTGGTTCTAGCGATCCAAGGTGCTCAAAGCCTACAACACAATCTCCCCCACGATGCTTCCCTGGTTCTAGCGATCCAAGGTGTCCAAAGCCTACAACACAATCTCCCGCACAATGCTTCCCTGGTTCAACAGACCCAAGGTGCCCAAAACCAACAACACTAGCCCCAACTACACCAGCTACCCCACAGTGCTTCCCTGGCTCTAATGATCCTAGATGTTTAAGTTCAACATCACTAAGATGTTCCTTTGGGTCTAAGGATCCTAATTGCTTTCAACCCACAACTCTTGCCCCACCTAACTGTTTCCCTGGTAGCAAAGACCCTAGATGCCCTAAACCTACAACCTTCCGCCCAATTACAACACCAAGGGCTGTTTGCTTAGCTGGATCTAAAGATCCTCGTTGTATACAAGAATTCTCTGGAGCAAAGGCTATACCTACAAAAGTCTCAACAGTTGCACCTACTTTTAAACCAAGGCCAACTCCTACACCAACACCAAGGCCACCTCAAATTTCAACAACTCCAAGACCACTTCAAATTTCAACAACACCAAGACCACCTCAAATTTCAACTTTTAGACCCATTCAAAAACAGTCACCAAAACCCACAACACTAGCACCTCCACGAGTCACTCTTAAACCAAGACCAATACCAACTACCACTTCTCCAATTCGTGAAGGATTTGCATTATTCCCAGTAACTCAAACTACACCTCGTCCTACAACACAACGTTCCTTTTCATCTCGAGCACCAACTCCTTTAATAACAACTTCACGGCCAAAACCTACCATTCCTTCACCATCGTTGAAACCCAAACAAACTCCATCACCTAAGCCAAACCGTGGAAAGCAATTAGGGTCAGGTGCTCCACAGCCCAAACCAGAACCAAGCGGAAAAGAATGGGAAGGTGAATCTCGTTATCATGCTTTCCACAATTATCACTTTCAAAGAGGTGATGGCCGTCGAGGTCGCACTTTTGGAGCTCGAATTACAAGAGACGCAGACCTATCACAAGATTCGCTGTCCAAGAAAACCTCTACAGGTAAACGGCCTCTGGAAGCAAAAGTGCCAATAAGATTAAGCCGTTCTTTATATGTTATTGCTCCAAGTGACATCCCTGTTTCTGGAAACTTAGAACATCTGGAAATTGGAGTACCTAAGGCTGAAGCACAAACATCCATTGATCCTATATACAGTGACCCTTTAGGAACAGTGTGTTTCCCAATGGCAATATTTACAGCCTCAATGCTTGGattccttttccttctcctcctttcctcaACAGCAGCCCTCGTCTTGTATATTCGTCAGAGAAAACCTTGTAAAGGCGAACATACCTGGCACGAACATTAACAGCAAAGTTCTTGCACAATACCACTGAAAGAACGATACTAATTAGTTATTGATAAGTGTGAAACTATTGTCATGTATGGaaatttatttctgaaatttcaattcttgcaaatacatacatatatatatatatatatatatatatatatatatatatatatatatatatatatatatatatatatatatatatatatataacaaacagacACGGCTTTCCATTTAATGTTTTAGCCTATATGtgacagaaaaaaacattaaatgcaatGACTTGATAGTGTCATATGAAGTATAAAATCTTACTAGTCCAAATATTATGTAAGATACTGGTGTGAAGATTTATAGTTATTAGTAGCTTTTAGAAGATTATTGTCAGTAGAATTTTGTTTGCATAATCATTATGTATGTTGAGCTAAGGATACCCTGGTGGTAACTGAATTATTGTGAGTTTCATAGGGGAAGAAAATATTTAGCTACATGTGTATGTACATCTATAGGATTACTTATATGTTTTGTTATCACAGTCTTTCTTGCCCATATTCATTGCTTTTTATATGATTTCTAATTATCTTTAGACTTTAACATAATGCATAAGCATTACATACATCTTCAGCATTTGTGCTTTGTCCGTATGACTGTTGGTGATACACACTATGAGACTGCTGATACATCTGACGGACTCCAGACTTTATTGGTGACGTTTCTTCTTACATTTTTTTCATGTCATAATTCATCTAACAGGTAAGttgaaaatttttaatgaaaataattgtgAAATAAATGTTGTTAGTGAAtggtaataaattatattaataacttCAATAGTAGATGCTGACGCTTTTTCCCTATGCAGCTATGTTCGTGCAAACTCCGGTCAGGGAACATACACCTTCATTATACCTATGATGGGATGTGGAACTCGTACTTTTGACAATGATGATGGCAGTACCGGATTTGAAAATATGATTATGATTCAACACGAAGAAATTGTACAAGAGATCTGGGATACAGCACGAAAGATAACTTGCAACTGGTCAAGTAGGATGGAAAAACTTATCACCTTTCGCCCTTTTGCTGTGGATATGTTACCAGCTAAAAATGTTCAATATTCTGGTGATGATGTAATGTGTTGGATGGATATCAAACTTGGAAAAGGCCCATTTTCAAATACTGTTGATGGTATTGTTAAAATAGGAGATGAATTGACAATTGTTATTTACTCGAAAGACGGAAGTTCTGAATTCGATATGCTAGTTAAAAACTGCATGGCATATGATTCAGAGGACCTAGAGGATGAACGAACAACAAGAATTCAGCTTAGTGATGATCGTGGTTGCCTATTAAAGCCTAAATTGATGAGCTACTTTTTTCGAACTAAAGACACTGGAACTACTGGGGCAGATATTATTGCATATGCATCATTGTTTGCTTTCAAATTTCCAGATAAAATGGATGTATATCTATCCTGTGAAGTAGAACTTTGCAAAGGAGGCTGCAGTGATGTATGTGATAACCCTGAATTTCCAACAAATCAAATTTCAAGATTCATTAGTTCTTCAACTTCTACAACAACAACCAGACCTCCTCCAATAATCAATCCATGTGTTACCCAGCCGGGATTACCACAGTGTTGCAGGAGAAATCCCACTCATCCTTCTTGTACTGATCCATGCATCAAAAATCCAGGGCTTCCTGAATGCTGTGCAAAAAATCCTAATACACCCCAATGCACTAAAGAGACTTCTACGATCCTTCCTAAACTTAATCCATGCCTTTTAGACCCCACTTCCAGAGAATGCTGCATTAAAAATCCAAATTCATTACTCTGTAGAACAACAGTAATACCAACCACAACTACTAGACCAACCACTACAACCAAGCCTAACCCCTGCTTTTTCAATCCAGCATCACGAGAGTGTTGTGCTATCAATCCAAACTCAATTTCATGCAGAACAACTCAGATTACAACTACTACAACTGCTTTCACTACTCAACCTAGCCTCTGTACTGTTAATCCTAATTCTCCAATGTGTAAGCAAACCTCAACAACAACATTCGACCCTTGTCTACAGGATCCCACGTCTAGGGATTGTTGTTCAGTAAATCCAAGTGCACCGCAGTGCATCAGAACGATTAAGCCAGCCACTACCACAACTTTGACCACTACCAGTTCACGCATTGATCCTTGTATTTTGAATCCAAGATCTCCTCAATGTTGCATCAGGAACCCTAGCTCTATATTCTGTACCACTACTACAACCGCTCGTCCAGAGCCTTGTGATATTAATCCTTTTTTGCTAAAATGTTGTACAAGAAATCCCAATTTACCTCATTGTGCTAATGAACGAAAAACTACCATAAGAACAAGCACAACAACTCGCACTACGACTAGACCAACAACCACCAGCACTACTACTAGACCAACAACCACCCGCACTACTACTAGACCAACAACCACTCGCACTACTTCTAGACCAACAACCACAACCAGAAGTCCTGACCCATGTGACTTGAGTCCCAGCTCCGTGATTTGTTGCGCCAGAAAGCCATTTTCCCCAGAATGCATAATTAAAACAACTACACCTCAATCAAACCCCTGTGATTTGAATCCTCGGTCTCCTCAATGTTGTTCCATAAACCCTCGTTCCCCACTCTGCATTAAAACAACACCATCTACTCCTAGGCCTAGCCCATGTGACTTGAATCCCAGATCTCCTCAGTGCTGCACAATAAACCCATGGTCTCCAATGTGTACTACAGTAACTTCCACGACAAGCACCACTACTAGAAGTGTAACTACCACAAGACGACC is a genomic window containing:
- the LOC137647304 gene encoding uncharacterized protein → MHKHYIHLQHLCFVRMTVGDTHYETADTSDGLQTLLVTFLLTFFSCHNSSNSYVRANSGQGTYTFIIPMMGCGTRTFDNDDGSTGFENMIMIQHEEIVQEIWDTARKITCNWSSRMEKLITFRPFAVDMLPAKNVQYSGDDVMCWMDIKLGKGPFSNTVDGIVKIGDELTIVIYSKDGSSEFDMLVKNCMAYDSEDLEDERTTRIQLSDDRGCLLKPKLMSYFFRTKDTGTTGADIIAYASLFAFKFPDKMDVYLSCEVELCKGGCSDVCDNPEFPTNQISRFISSSTSTTTTRPPPIINPCVTQPGLPQCCRRNPTHPSCTDPCIKNPGLPECCAKNPNTPQCTKETSTILPKLNPCLLDPTSRECCIKNPNSLLCRTTVIPTTTTRPTTTTKPNPCFFNPASRECCAINPNSISCRTTQITTTTTAFTTQPSLCTVNPNSPMCKQTSTTTFDPCLQDPTSRDCCSVNPSAPQCIRTIKPATTTTLTTTSSRIDPCILNPRSPQCCIRNPSSIFCTTTTTARPEPCDINPFLLKCCTRNPNLPHCANERKTTIRTSTTTRTTTRPTTTSTTTRPTTTRTTTRPTTTRTTSRPTTTTRSPDPCDLSPSSVICCARKPFSPECIIKTTTPQSNPCDLNPRSPQCCSINPRSPLCIKTTPSTPRPSPCDLNPRSPQCCTINPWSPMCTTVTSTTSTTTRSVTTTRRPSTRITSTERPTTRISSTERPTTKRIITTRRPTTTFTSTSQPSTTQFTTRKTTTGRPTTKISTTTQRIDPCDLNPGSNQCCIKNPTHPECVQSTSQRITATTKRPDPCTDSPGSPACCALNPSNPRCLKETPCTGPNDTRPKCIATTATTQRTTPNLEFHAFHRWHSGPTTSQRRRRPPYGTRLSSDVLAELSNIPRRRRDIALPPPPPPPPRNVVSMVKGFRVVGANDLTFQAVSLVPHAAVAVDSVCVPTATFAVSLLMLSILLITAVLTATFSCLRLRSLSPSKAVEAKNPYYKQ
- the LOC137647303 gene encoding uncharacterized protein, whose translation is MRLLALLLVIKLATGQLTIGNDVELVPAMANMAQITSLDVQCEKSGMTVNVAFSQPFDGIIFSKGHFSNPACRYLDANSGRSSYTLYIPSEGCGSVMSQDGSVSPDKKKRVSQTRIVNTIIVQNDPTIQEIWDVARTIKCDWVDNFVKSVAFSPFTVGMLDAQEVAFQGDSPIECWMDLKQGEYPNTQDVDSVVKIGETLSLMVYARDNGGMYDVSVKDCYAYGGPDYDNPNVPQIQLTDSQGCVLKDKLISSFYTSRERDAKGEVIVTYAYVKAFKFPDVMDVFMSCNIEVCKGDCDNLCGSTTTEGPFRSGSTLFGEPITTLSPSTTPLCYPGSNDPRCQRPTVPRSTTPKSPTCELGSNDPNCQINFPQQARPSTFICGFGSKDPRCAPTTAAPKTGKELHSQPAPQQTFGTSRLPTSFTSPPPSSVTPFICTPGSLDPRCPQPTTLSPPICFAGSTDPRCPKPTTPFSIQCFPGSTDPLCPQLTSTPFTCTPGSNDPRCPKPTTPLPKCFLGSTDPRCPKLTTATATPSCFPGSTDPKCPKPTTPSSPRCFSGSTDPRCPKPTTTAPPNCFPGSSDPRCPKPTTQPPPRCFPGSTDSRCPKPTTTLSPPNCFPGSGDPRCPKPTTLAPPSCFPGSTDPRCPKTTTTPSPPNCFPGSRDPRCPKPTTTQSPPNCFPGSRDSRCPKPTTTPSPPKCFPGSRDPACPKPTTVPSIPRCFPGSSNPRCPKPTTQPPPRCFPGSSDPRCPKPTTQPPPRCFPGSSDPRCPNPTTQSPPQCFPGSSDPRCSKPTTQSPPRCFPGSSDPRCPKPTTQSPAQCFPGSTDPRCPKPTTLAPTTPATPQCFPGSNDPRCLSSTSLRCSFGSKDPNCFQPTTLAPPNCFPGSKDPRCPKPTTFRPITTPRAVCLAGSKDPRCIQEFSGAKAIPTKVSTVAPTFKPRPTPTPTPRPPQISTTPRPLQISTTPRPPQISTFRPIQKQSPKPTTLAPPRVTLKPRPIPTTTSPIREGFALFPVTQTTPRPTTQRSFSSRAPTPLITTSRPKPTIPSPSLKPKQTPSPKPNRGKQLGSGAPQPKPEPSGKEWEGESRYHAFHNYHFQRGDGRRGRTFGARITRDADLSQDSLSKKTSTGKRPLEAKVPIRLSRSLYVIAPSDIPVSGNLEHLEIGVPKAEAQTSIDPIYSDPLGTVCFPMAIFTASMLGFLFLLLLSSTAALVLYIRQRKPCKGEHTWHEH